A window of the Desulfobacula toluolica Tol2 genome harbors these coding sequences:
- a CDS encoding DUF262 domain-containing protein: MEEIKTILQDKDTMEFDIEEQEDLDNEIADLKEPFDPKQIDIQIQQTTMDNLIKRLKHDEIDLNPDFQRTANLWKNEIQCRLIESLLIKLPIPAFYFDASIDEKWVVVDGLQRLSTIKKFVVDNALKLKGLEFIKELDTKKYSDLPRAYQRRIEEAPVTLYLIKPGTPKNVKYSLFYRINTGGLILNPQEIRHALSQNANNGQASIFLSSIADAEYFKECVMASSRRMLDKELILRFVSFRLTDFNQYREPMIKHLNNTMETLGTLDQQVLDTLKNDFKNAVMLSWELFGADAFRKSLAKKESKKMINRALFEVVTTVFSLLPYDEREILKARKEKSVQKFINLLNNIEFYNAITVSTTYSDNVKLRFNKVNEVVQSIVKEA, translated from the coding sequence ATGGAAGAGATAAAAACAATCTTGCAGGATAAGGATACAATGGAGTTTGATATAGAAGAACAGGAAGATCTTGACAATGAAATTGCTGATTTAAAAGAACCTTTTGATCCCAAACAAATTGATATCCAGATACAGCAGACAACTATGGATAATTTGATTAAAAGGTTGAAACACGATGAGATTGATCTTAATCCTGATTTTCAGCGAACTGCAAATCTCTGGAAAAATGAAATTCAGTGCCGTTTGATTGAATCACTTCTTATCAAACTTCCGATCCCTGCATTCTATTTTGATGCTTCAATAGATGAAAAGTGGGTGGTTGTAGATGGACTTCAACGGCTTTCAACCATTAAGAAGTTTGTTGTTGATAATGCCTTAAAGCTTAAAGGGCTTGAATTTATAAAAGAACTTGATACTAAAAAATATTCAGATCTGCCAAGAGCTTATCAACGTAGAATTGAAGAGGCTCCTGTTACTCTCTATCTTATAAAGCCTGGAACTCCAAAAAATGTTAAATACAGTCTTTTTTACCGTATTAATACCGGGGGGCTTATCCTGAATCCCCAGGAAATTCGACATGCATTAAGCCAGAATGCAAATAATGGGCAGGCTTCAATTTTTTTAAGCAGTATTGCCGATGCTGAGTATTTTAAAGAGTGTGTCATGGCTTCTTCAAGAAGGATGTTGGATAAAGAGTTGATTTTAAGATTTGTCTCATTCAGACTTACAGATTTTAACCAATACCGAGAACCCATGATAAAACACTTAAATAATACCATGGAGACCCTGGGAACCCTTGATCAGCAGGTATTGGATACATTAAAAAATGATTTTAAAAATGCTGTCATGCTCTCTTGGGAACTGTTTGGAGCTGATGCATTTAGAAAATCCCTTGCTAAAAAAGAGTCAAAAAAGATGATCAACAGGGCATTATTTGAAGTTGTTACCACTGTTTTTTCTTTGCTGCCCTATGATGAAAGAGAAATTTTAAAAGCAAGAAAAGAAAAGAGTGTTCAAAAATTTATAAATTTATTGAATAACATTGAGTTTTATAATGCAATAACTGTTTCTACTACATATTCTGATAATGTAAAACTTCGTTTCAATAAAGTAAATGAGGTCGTTCAATCTATTGTCAAGGAGGCATAA
- the brxL gene encoding BREX system Lon protease-like protein BrxL translates to MTALDDKINEHFSGLVVRKDLVKTVKGNAIVPSYVLEYLLGQYCATADEESIKTGIDTVKDVLRKHYVHRNESGLIKSVIREKGRHKIIDKVSVALNDAKDVYEASFANLGIKKVLVDSDTVKKHPKLLVSGVWTIVDMEYEHFEDKSTSPWIINKLKPIQLSHFNYDNYIAARKQFNTDEWIDLLVQSIGFNPEKLGKRSKLLQLVRLIPFCERNYNLIELGPKGTGKSHVFSDFSPHGILISGGEITVPKLFVNNNSGKIGLVGYWDIVAFDEFAGKKKRVNKALVDIMKNYMANKSFSRGVETIGAEASMVFVGNTRHTLPYMLKHTDLFDELPEQYYDSAFLDRIHFYLPGWEVDIIRGEMFSNGYGFVVDYLAEILRSLRNHDYSDLYAQHFNLVSDISTRDKDGINKTFSGMMKILFPHKEATEKEIKEVLQFAIEGRKRVKDQLMKIDSTYAAVRFAYTCNDGGKTIHVKSLEEEEYPQYFGSFQDKESETEIDPQQLEQPNVQDAAKEKLSELKERQVIVQENQRGVTYDKLFDQYLQGARKITVTDSYIRIFYQIRNFMEFLETIAKIKPKDDEVKVHLITAEDEFKGPQQVENFMKIQENCAIAGVRFSWEFDENQILHARHIVTDHGWKILLDRGLDIFQHYEMNDSFSLSNRLQQYRSCKAFEITYLRVDS, encoded by the coding sequence ATGACAGCGCTTGATGACAAGATAAATGAACATTTTTCAGGACTCGTTGTTCGAAAAGATCTGGTTAAAACAGTCAAAGGCAACGCCATTGTTCCTTCCTATGTTCTTGAATATCTGCTGGGGCAGTATTGTGCCACGGCAGATGAAGAAAGCATCAAAACAGGGATTGATACTGTTAAAGATGTCTTAAGAAAGCACTATGTTCATCGGAATGAATCAGGATTGATCAAGTCTGTTATCAGGGAGAAAGGCCGTCATAAGATTATTGATAAAGTCAGTGTTGCCCTTAATGATGCAAAAGATGTATATGAAGCATCTTTTGCCAATCTGGGGATCAAAAAAGTTTTAGTTGATTCAGATACGGTAAAAAAACATCCCAAACTTCTTGTCAGCGGGGTCTGGACCATTGTGGATATGGAGTATGAACATTTCGAGGACAAGTCAACCTCACCCTGGATCATCAACAAACTCAAACCCATCCAGCTTTCGCATTTTAATTATGATAATTATATTGCCGCAAGAAAACAGTTCAACACGGATGAATGGATAGACCTTTTGGTCCAAAGTATCGGTTTTAACCCTGAAAAGCTGGGCAAAAGAAGTAAACTTCTGCAATTGGTCCGTCTGATACCATTTTGTGAACGAAATTATAACCTGATTGAGCTTGGCCCAAAAGGGACAGGCAAATCGCATGTCTTTTCCGACTTTTCTCCCCATGGTATCCTGATATCAGGCGGAGAGATCACCGTACCCAAGTTGTTTGTAAACAATAATTCCGGTAAAATCGGCCTTGTAGGATATTGGGATATAGTTGCATTTGATGAGTTTGCAGGTAAGAAAAAAAGAGTGAACAAAGCACTTGTGGATATCATGAAAAATTACATGGCCAACAAATCCTTTTCCCGGGGGGTGGAGACCATCGGTGCAGAAGCATCCATGGTATTTGTTGGAAACACCCGGCATACTTTGCCGTATATGCTCAAGCACACGGATCTCTTTGATGAATTGCCGGAACAGTATTATGATTCAGCGTTCCTGGATAGAATCCACTTTTACCTTCCCGGCTGGGAAGTGGACATTATCCGTGGAGAGATGTTTTCCAATGGATATGGATTTGTAGTGGACTATCTTGCTGAAATCTTAAGGTCACTCAGAAACCATGATTACTCAGACCTGTATGCTCAACACTTTAACCTGGTAAGCGATATTTCAACCAGGGATAAGGACGGTATAAATAAAACCTTTTCCGGCATGATGAAAATTTTATTTCCTCACAAAGAGGCAACTGAAAAAGAGATAAAAGAGGTGCTGCAGTTTGCAATTGAAGGCAGAAAAAGGGTGAAAGACCAACTGATGAAAATTGATTCCACCTATGCTGCTGTAAGATTTGCATACACCTGCAATGATGGTGGAAAAACCATCCATGTGAAGAGCCTTGAAGAGGAAGAGTATCCTCAGTATTTTGGTTCGTTTCAAGACAAAGAATCTGAAACTGAAATTGATCCGCAACAACTTGAGCAGCCCAATGTTCAAGACGCTGCCAAGGAAAAATTATCCGAACTCAAAGAAAGACAGGTCATTGTGCAAGAAAATCAACGTGGCGTAACATATGACAAGCTCTTTGATCAGTATCTCCAGGGTGCCAGAAAAATAACAGTGACAGATTCATATATCCGTATTTTTTATCAGATCAGAAACTTCATGGAGTTTCTTGAAACCATAGCCAAGATCAAACCTAAAGACGATGAAGTGAAAGTCCACCTGATAACGGCGGAAGATGAATTCAAAGGCCCGCAGCAGGTGGAAAATTTCATGAAGATCCAGGAGAATTGCGCCATAGCCGGAGTTAGATTTTCGTGGGAATTTGATGAAAACCAGATCCTCCATGCGCGGCATATTGTTACCGACCATGGCTGGAAAATCCTATTAGACCGGGGCCTTGATATTTTTCAGCACTATGAAATGAATGATTCGTTCTCCCTGAGCAACCGGCTTCAGCAATATAGATCCTGCAAGGCTTTTGAGATCACCTATTTGAGAGTTGACAGCTGA
- a CDS encoding DUF4198 domain-containing protein, with product MKKLLTLTIMLSILFFAVASHAHHLWIEAGDNGCYTVKRGMITQRTDIYNPACVTEIRAYAENEKQISIDRVNETEQVVFKTETPAAMASVVSKWGHRVNTTRGKKLMNRQEAESAGFKVVSAFFSTQFSKTLFLPSSLNQKPLGLKFEMVPISDPIGAKPGETLSVKLLYEGNPLAGASIIMRGGQEFKTDKNGVAQINLKDKGVQLLYARHNVPAENNSELDFLRFMTFLTFEVTP from the coding sequence ATGAAAAAATTACTAACATTGACAATAATGCTTTCCATACTGTTTTTTGCAGTCGCATCCCATGCACATCATTTATGGATTGAGGCAGGCGATAATGGCTGCTACACAGTGAAGCGCGGTATGATTACGCAACGGACAGACATCTATAATCCTGCCTGTGTCACGGAAATCAGAGCGTATGCCGAAAATGAAAAACAAATATCCATTGACCGGGTCAACGAGACTGAGCAGGTGGTTTTCAAAACTGAAACACCGGCTGCCATGGCCAGTGTTGTCAGCAAATGGGGACATCGTGTCAATACAACCAGGGGTAAAAAACTTATGAACCGCCAGGAGGCTGAATCTGCCGGTTTTAAAGTTGTAAGTGCATTTTTTTCAACACAGTTTTCAAAAACCCTGTTCTTGCCGTCCAGTTTGAATCAAAAGCCGTTGGGATTAAAATTTGAAATGGTTCCAATTAGTGATCCAATTGGAGCAAAACCAGGTGAAACGCTTTCTGTTAAACTTTTGTATGAAGGCAATCCTCTGGCAGGGGCATCCATTATTATGAGGGGCGGACAGGAGTTTAAAACCGATAAAAACGGTGTGGCTCAAATCAATTTAAAAGATAAAGGAGTTCAACTGCTTTATGCCAGGCACAATGTTCCTGCTGAAAACAACAGTGAACTGGATTTTTTGAGGTTTATGACTTTTTTAACATTTGAGGTAACACCATGA
- a CDS encoding TonB-dependent receptor plug domain-containing protein, translating into MPRIFFAKAATRNKIFLSNFILLLAGLLAFPVFIFAGDSVENEKIYSLDEIVVSTTRNEILVSDAAQSVTVLSKEKIMASPFERVEDIIRIVPGVYNTRHFATQTSGVSNPITVRGVGGNRVLLLVDGVPQNDNFNNSIAWVAWGHIPKEAIERIEIVRGPTSAMYGSEGIGGVIHIITKKSEINRKTSVRAEAGTSDTYAGHVFHSQTINNFGLLIAGGYEESDGFYMTQDPEDYEIKRHRESGKVFGKVSYDLDDVSSLDFAALYYDHETGKGRQFFYDELQLNQYSMNYTRQIGGNMDIKGLLYYNRADKSAYQDSSKDNFATLLRREDAPSSTWGADVQTTLPISDSIKLTLGTAFKNVCWDYDDEFVGSNRDEGAKGVQQQLSPFANMDINFMEKQLIVNMGARYDWIKTRDGANWDDDPDAGEAYSNEYGSDEDSSFSPKLGITYHLDDKTTLRASGGKGFRAPSLFELYKVHVRSGGRSFRHANPELEPEEIWAYDIGVQRMLLEKLQGRLTFYQSFASDYIGTRLTNSYQKGGKTYNEYVLDNISEVEMHGIEAELNWYPASNVSIFTNYTWNVSKIKENEANSFEEGQYLTNDPKHKFHAGVTYQNPELFNATLLLNYYIDKYYNVDEITQDTDDFWSADISVSRRFFNGMTVYLNVENIFDSVDNEAIAPGTICSGGLKFEF; encoded by the coding sequence ATGCCCCGAATCTTTTTTGCAAAGGCGGCCACCCGGAATAAAATTTTTTTATCAAATTTTATTCTTTTACTTGCAGGCCTTCTGGCTTTTCCGGTTTTTATTTTTGCCGGAGATTCCGTTGAAAATGAAAAAATTTATAGCCTGGATGAAATCGTGGTATCCACAACCCGAAATGAAATACTGGTCAGTGACGCAGCACAAAGTGTCACAGTGCTTTCAAAAGAAAAAATCATGGCCTCGCCTTTTGAGCGGGTGGAAGACATTATTCGCATCGTTCCGGGGGTCTACAATACCCGGCATTTTGCAACACAGACAAGCGGGGTTTCAAATCCCATCACCGTTCGCGGTGTCGGCGGAAACAGGGTTCTGCTTCTGGTTGACGGTGTGCCGCAAAACGATAATTTTAACAACTCCATTGCCTGGGTGGCCTGGGGACACATCCCCAAGGAGGCCATTGAGCGCATTGAAATTGTCAGGGGGCCGACGTCTGCCATGTATGGATCAGAAGGAATCGGCGGGGTGATTCATATTATCACCAAAAAATCCGAAATCAATCGCAAGACCTCTGTCCGGGCCGAGGCTGGCACCTCAGACACCTATGCCGGCCATGTCTTTCACAGCCAGACAATAAATAATTTCGGCCTGCTGATTGCCGGCGGGTATGAGGAGTCAGACGGTTTTTATATGACGCAAGATCCTGAAGACTACGAGATCAAAAGGCACAGGGAAAGCGGAAAAGTTTTCGGGAAGGTGAGCTATGATTTGGATGATGTCTCAAGTTTGGATTTTGCCGCCTTGTATTATGATCATGAAACCGGTAAGGGGCGGCAATTTTTTTATGATGAACTTCAACTGAATCAGTACTCAATGAATTATACCCGGCAAATAGGCGGCAACATGGACATTAAGGGGCTGCTGTATTACAACCGGGCTGACAAAAGCGCTTACCAGGACAGTTCCAAGGATAATTTTGCAACGCTTCTTCGCAGAGAAGATGCGCCTTCATCAACATGGGGTGCGGACGTGCAGACCACACTGCCGATCAGTGACAGCATAAAGCTTACCCTGGGAACAGCTTTTAAAAATGTTTGCTGGGATTATGACGACGAGTTTGTCGGCAGCAACAGGGATGAAGGGGCAAAAGGCGTCCAGCAGCAACTTTCTCCTTTTGCCAATATGGATATTAATTTTATGGAAAAGCAATTGATTGTTAATATGGGTGCCCGCTATGACTGGATTAAAACCAGGGACGGTGCCAATTGGGATGATGACCCGGATGCTGGTGAGGCTTATAGTAACGAGTACGGATCAGATGAAGACAGCAGCTTTTCACCGAAACTTGGCATTACTTATCACCTGGATGATAAAACCACTCTGCGTGCCTCGGGCGGCAAGGGGTTTCGTGCGCCGAGCCTGTTTGAGCTTTACAAGGTACATGTGCGAAGTGGAGGCAGATCATTTCGGCATGCCAATCCTGAACTGGAACCCGAAGAGATATGGGCGTATGATATCGGTGTACAAAGAATGCTGCTGGAAAAGCTCCAGGGCCGCCTGACATTTTATCAATCATTTGCCAGTGATTATATCGGCACCCGGCTGACAAACTCCTATCAGAAAGGGGGTAAAACTTACAATGAATACGTTCTGGACAACATCAGCGAAGTTGAAATGCACGGGATTGAGGCGGAGTTGAACTGGTATCCGGCAAGCAATGTATCAATTTTCACAAATTACACCTGGAATGTTTCAAAAATCAAGGAAAATGAGGCCAATTCATTTGAAGAAGGACAGTATCTGACCAATGACCCCAAACACAAATTTCACGCTGGCGTAACCTATCAGAATCCAGAGCTTTTCAATGCCACCCTGCTATTGAATTACTATATTGATAAATACTACAATGTGGATGAAATTACCCAGGATACGGACGATTTCTGGAGCGCGGATATAAGTGTTTCCCGCCGGTTTTTTAACGGGATGACGGTTTACCTGAATGTGGAGAATATTTTTGACAGCGTGGACAATGAGGCCATTGCTCCGGGAACCATATGTTCGGGTGGTTTAAAATTCGAGTTTTAA
- a CDS encoding AAA family ATPase: MLHSITIENYKILKNIKLNLSNLTLVSGLNSMGKSSLIQVMLLLRQSFEQKVLTDRGLLLNGSYINVGKGKDALSIDAENEMFSFVLEWEDKKNLDISFNYKSKSNLQPINKLTPDKFDFSQALFSDNFQYLAAERTGPKNSYPVSEYDVKTLNSLGNNGEYTAHYLFENGAKQLLNKKLLHEKAKSATLLAQVDAWMSEITPGIKITANVIEDINQASLHYEFETGTGYTEKFRPENVGFGLTYVLPVVTSILASKKGDLIIIENPEAHLHPAGQSAVAKLMARAAQEGVQIIVETHSDHFLNGARIAVLTKLIEPENISLFYFFKQLNNIEHTIDMIQPFIDKNGRLDEWPEGFFDEWDKNLDKLLGHL, translated from the coding sequence ATGCTTCACTCCATAACCATTGAGAACTATAAAATTCTTAAAAATATTAAACTAAACTTAAGTAACCTGACCCTTGTTTCAGGTTTGAACAGCATGGGTAAATCATCTTTAATCCAGGTTATGCTTCTGCTCAGGCAGTCTTTTGAACAGAAGGTTTTAACAGACAGGGGGCTGTTGCTTAACGGCAGCTATATAAATGTCGGAAAGGGAAAAGATGCTTTATCCATAGATGCGGAAAACGAGATGTTTTCTTTTGTTCTTGAATGGGAAGATAAGAAAAACCTTGATATCAGTTTTAATTATAAAAGCAAATCTAATCTACAACCAATAAATAAACTGACACCTGACAAATTTGATTTCTCACAAGCTTTGTTTTCTGATAATTTTCAATATCTGGCAGCAGAAAGAACCGGCCCAAAAAACAGTTATCCGGTTTCAGAATATGATGTAAAAACTCTTAATTCACTGGGTAACAATGGTGAATATACTGCCCACTATCTTTTTGAAAATGGTGCAAAACAGCTTTTAAATAAAAAGTTACTACATGAAAAAGCCAAAAGTGCCACCCTGCTTGCCCAGGTGGATGCCTGGATGTCTGAAATTACCCCGGGAATTAAAATTACTGCCAATGTAATTGAAGATATAAATCAGGCAAGTCTTCATTACGAGTTTGAAACCGGAACAGGGTATACTGAAAAATTCAGACCGGAGAATGTTGGATTCGGGTTAACATATGTTCTGCCGGTCGTTACTTCCATACTTGCATCAAAAAAGGGAGATCTGATAATTATTGAAAATCCTGAAGCTCATCTTCATCCTGCAGGGCAGTCAGCAGTGGCAAAGCTTATGGCCAGGGCTGCTCAAGAGGGGGTACAGATTATTGTTGAGACCCATAGTGATCATTTTTTAAACGGTGCCAGGATAGCGGTATTGACTAAATTAATTGAGCCTGAAAACATATCACTTTTTTATTTTTTCAAACAATTAAATAATATTGAACATACAATCGATATGATACAACCCTTTATTGATAAAAATGGAAGGCTGGATGAATGGCCTGAAGGTTTTTTCGATGAATGGGATAAGAATCTTGATAAGTTGCTGGGGCATCTGTGA
- the pglZ gene encoding BREX-1 system phosphatase PglZ type A, giving the protein MTQIIKSLEKIFKKHRIVFWYDAKKELRKDYEELEFQDIEKIELNNNEFRVKHRILREEPDKKFLLYHEAEAPSDLDNWLLDVQLAFGEFRADQSALRLNELGLGIEFVDIVNDHAVFFNAAKRKEKLKKILASDDTQNAVRIKMLAVCAASEPRLDDILENLLSESAVKKDEKLKLIENSGLDAFLWNRLELSFGYTSDSPGIKDFTIRLFKSCYDMSLGNDSNLVPDALVFLKRWKDSVKHQKAFETLSKECADILAIEKDLQTRDIASLEEIDYFELVDLKILSDLVKSVVDQTVSSGDRERLIRKRKLSHWYKTYKALYQAIDYGARFIKFLDETEFAIESMDDGLTKYANYWYRLDQLYRKYIFHTRQSGQVSMLKALSDKVENMYSNNYLLTVNNNWQNQVDKCDCWGKTRIEFQRHFFQQQVVPFLNDKKKVFVIISDALRYEIGHELLSRIRQEDRFDAKISPMLTTLPSFTQLGMASLLPNKDIRFSDNHSTTVFVDGKSTQGTENRSKILQNAVSGAARAMRADELMGMNKTECRELFREHDVVYVYHNLIDDTGDKKESEGRVFNAAEDTLEALIKIIKKLVSANATNLLVTSDHGFIYQDRVLEDSDFLGTDISGIEALHRDRRFLLGKDLPQSTGMKCFTAKQAGIEGDMEIQIPKSINRLRLKGSGSRFVHGGATLQEVVVPVINIHKKRTSDISKVGIDIFSGSTSFITTGQFAVIFYQAQPVTDKVQSRSLRAGIYSKNNDLVSDCHNLNFEFTSENPRERELKIRFVLTQKADDQNEQEVYLRLEEKEPGTAYFKEYKSARYVIRRSFTSDFDF; this is encoded by the coding sequence ATGACGCAGATAATCAAATCCCTTGAAAAAATATTTAAAAAACACAGAATTGTCTTCTGGTACGATGCAAAAAAAGAGTTACGCAAAGATTATGAAGAACTTGAATTCCAAGACATTGAAAAAATTGAATTGAACAATAACGAGTTCAGGGTCAAGCATCGAATCCTTCGGGAAGAACCGGACAAGAAGTTTCTTTTATACCATGAAGCAGAGGCCCCTTCAGATCTGGACAACTGGCTTTTAGATGTTCAACTGGCATTTGGAGAATTCAGGGCAGACCAGTCAGCCCTCCGGCTTAATGAACTTGGTCTGGGCATTGAATTTGTCGATATTGTCAATGATCATGCTGTGTTTTTTAACGCCGCTAAAAGAAAAGAAAAATTAAAAAAGATCCTTGCGTCCGATGACACACAAAATGCTGTCAGGATAAAGATGCTTGCCGTATGTGCAGCATCAGAGCCACGGCTAGATGATATTCTTGAAAATCTTCTTTCCGAATCTGCCGTTAAAAAGGATGAGAAACTAAAGCTTATTGAAAACAGTGGTCTTGACGCATTTTTGTGGAACCGGCTGGAATTGAGTTTTGGTTATACATCTGATTCACCCGGGATTAAGGATTTTACGATTAGGCTGTTTAAATCATGCTACGACATGAGTCTGGGCAATGATTCAAATCTTGTTCCTGATGCATTGGTATTTCTCAAACGCTGGAAAGACAGTGTTAAACATCAGAAGGCGTTTGAAACATTATCAAAAGAATGTGCCGATATCCTGGCCATTGAAAAAGATCTTCAGACAAGAGACATCGCGTCTCTTGAGGAGATTGATTACTTTGAACTTGTGGATCTGAAAATATTAAGCGATCTGGTCAAGAGTGTTGTGGATCAGACTGTTTCATCCGGTGACCGGGAACGCTTAATCAGAAAAAGAAAGTTAAGTCACTGGTACAAAACATACAAAGCTCTCTACCAGGCCATTGATTATGGGGCACGGTTCATCAAATTTCTGGATGAGACTGAATTTGCCATCGAATCCATGGATGATGGGCTAACCAAGTATGCCAATTATTGGTATCGCCTTGATCAGCTTTATCGTAAATATATTTTCCATACCAGACAATCGGGCCAGGTCTCAATGCTCAAGGCGCTCTCAGATAAGGTTGAAAATATGTATTCCAATAATTATCTGCTGACGGTCAATAATAATTGGCAGAATCAGGTTGATAAATGTGACTGCTGGGGCAAAACCCGTATAGAATTTCAAAGACACTTTTTTCAGCAACAGGTGGTCCCCTTTCTTAACGACAAAAAAAAAGTGTTTGTTATTATCTCAGATGCCCTGCGGTATGAAATCGGGCATGAACTTCTCAGCCGTATCAGACAGGAAGACAGGTTTGATGCCAAAATCTCCCCAATGCTGACCACACTTCCCAGCTTCACCCAGTTGGGCATGGCATCTTTGTTGCCCAACAAGGACATACGGTTTTCAGACAATCATTCAACCACAGTTTTTGTGGACGGGAAAAGCACTCAAGGCACGGAAAACAGATCAAAGATTCTCCAGAATGCTGTAAGCGGAGCAGCCAGGGCCATGAGAGCGGATGAACTCATGGGAATGAATAAAACCGAATGCCGAGAACTGTTTCGGGAACATGATGTGGTTTATGTCTATCACAATCTGATTGATGACACCGGAGACAAAAAAGAGTCGGAAGGCCGGGTTTTTAATGCGGCTGAAGATACCCTTGAGGCGTTAATAAAAATTATAAAGAAACTGGTTTCAGCCAATGCCACCAATCTTTTAGTGACTTCGGATCATGGGTTTATCTATCAGGATCGGGTGCTTGAAGACAGTGATTTTCTTGGCACTGATATCTCCGGCATAGAGGCGTTGCATCGTGACAGGCGTTTCCTTCTTGGTAAAGACTTGCCACAGAGTACCGGCATGAAATGCTTTACTGCAAAACAAGCCGGTATTGAAGGTGATATGGAAATCCAGATACCCAAATCCATTAACAGATTACGGTTAAAAGGGTCTGGCTCCAGGTTTGTTCATGGGGGGGCAACATTGCAGGAAGTGGTTGTTCCTGTCATCAATATCCATAAAAAACGGACGAGTGATATCTCCAAAGTGGGTATTGATATCTTTAGCGGATCTACATCGTTTATAACCACCGGCCAGTTCGCAGTAATTTTTTATCAGGCTCAGCCGGTTACGGATAAAGTTCAATCAAGATCATTGCGGGCCGGGATCTATTCAAAAAATAACGATCTTGTTTCAGACTGCCACAATCTGAACTTTGAATTCACTTCTGAAAATCCAAGAGAAAGAGAATTAAAAATACGGTTTGTCCTGACCCAAAAGGCTGATGACCAGAATGAACAGGAGGTCTATTTGCGCCTTGAAGAAAAGGAGCCGGGAACCGCTTACTTTAAAGAATATAAATCAGCACGTTATGTGATAAGAAGATCATTTACCAGTGATTTTGACTTTTAG